From Vigna angularis cultivar LongXiaoDou No.4 chromosome 11, ASM1680809v1, whole genome shotgun sequence:
TAATGAACTTCGCAAAAGTGGATACTTTTTGTCATAGAAACAcataaattacttaataaaaatgaatgtaatttttgttgtataaggaaaaataatatttgaataaaatgtgAGGATGATTCCTTAGACGTGTTGTATTAAGTATTAAGTAAGTCAAGGTCAGAGTGAAAGGTGTCTGGATGATTTGAACGTGTAATCTTAATCTGATTCGGATACCTGATGTTTGAAAAAAATCTAGAATTGGAATCTGAACGAATCTCAAGAGAGATTAGTAGAGCTGAGAAGAAAACTTGGGAAGACCAAAACGAATCAATAAAGCAGGGTTGCgtgattctttttatttttatttttaactgcagttaatttatttaattatagcCTGTCTAGAATCTGTTGAATCTGCATCTTTTTGGTGGGGTGAAGTtaatttttgttactttttgGTGTTTTAGTATGTAGTGCAGATGAAGAGCTTGGTGAAATAACCCTTCTTGATCTTTGTTGTTTTGATATTTCAGCTTGTTGGAAGCTATTGATCTTATACTCCAAGGGGCACAGAATCTTGTGGTGCCAATATTGACAACAAAGAGGAGTGGAGTTTCAAGAAGGAAACAGCATCTGAAGGCATCATCAACTATCAACAGCCACAACGGTTGTGAGTTCTGCTGGTTGACTCAAGAGGATGTGATTCGGTTCCTTCTTGGTTCCATTGGGGTCTTcactccacttcctgcactgtCTCTTGACTCTCTTGGGATCATCAGCTCTGATGTGCTTGCCATTGACTACTTCTCCCCTGCATCTTCAGCAGTGGGAGCAATCTCAAAGTCCCTCACCCAGCAAACTTCTGTTGCCATTCTTGACAGTGATGGAACTTTCATTGGGGAGATATCACCCTTCACCCTTGGTTCTTGTGATGAGACGGTTGTGGCAGCCATTGCCACCTTGTCTGCAGGGGACTTGATGGCCTACATTGATTGTGGAGGCCCTCCTGAGGATCTTGTGAGAGTGGTGAAGGCTAGGTTGAAGGAGAAGAGTTTGGAGAAAATGCTGCAGGAGTTCACAATTTTGTCATCTTGTGAGAGTTTACACGCTgcattttcctcttcctctgATGAGGAATCACCAACAAGAACAATGACTAGGTCTGGCAGGTACTCAAGGTCATCTAGCTATTCAGCCAGGATGGTGAGGAAAGCAGAGGCTATAGTTTGTCATCCCAAGAGCTCACTTATTGCTGTGATGATCCAGGCCATTGCTCATAGAGTGAACTACTTGTGGGTTATTGAGGATGATTGTAGCTTAGTTGGCATTGTT
This genomic window contains:
- the LOC108332331 gene encoding CBS domain-containing protein CBSX5, encoding MAVSFLARDVSDLCLGKPPLRSLSTAATIADALAVLKNSDESFISVWLCCEHEKEKEQCRCVGKVCMVDVICYLCKEDNLLSPSSALNQPISVILPKDCSLVVHLQPSSSLLEAIDLILQGAQNLVVPILTTKRSGVSRRKQHLKASSTINSHNGCEFCWLTQEDVIRFLLGSIGVFTPLPALSLDSLGIISSDVLAIDYFSPASSAVGAISKSLTQQTSVAILDSDGTFIGEISPFTLGSCDETVVAAIATLSAGDLMAYIDCGGPPEDLVRVVKARLKEKSLEKMLQEFTILSSCESLHAAFSSSSDEESPTRTMTRSGRYSRSSSYSARMVRKAEAIVCHPKSSLIAVMIQAIAHRVNYLWVIEDDCSLVGIVTFSNMLKVFREHLETM